A stretch of the Panicum virgatum strain AP13 chromosome 9N, P.virgatum_v5, whole genome shotgun sequence genome encodes the following:
- the LOC120689947 gene encoding L-type lectin-domain containing receptor kinase SIT2-like, with translation MVDLRRARALLAAGILLAGVVGIVVLGAGEEQFVYSGFAGARLTLDGTAVITPTGMLELTNGTPQLMGHAVYPTPMPFRRSPDGPVRSFSASFVFGIIPPYADLSGHGIVFFAGNNSFSTALPSQYLGFLNSSNNGNASNHIFGVELDTIRSTEFKDPNDNHVGIDINSLTSANVSDAGYHDDGTGAFHSLSLISAKAMQVWVDYDAATAQIDVFLAPLKMAKPSRALVSAKQNLSDVLVEPVYVGFSSATGTVRSRHYVLGWSFAMDGPAPAINIAGLPKLPRFGPKPRSKVLDIVLPIGTATFVLGVVAVVVVLVRRRLKYAELREDWEVEFGPHRFTYKDLFRATEGFKSKKLLGIGGFGRVYKGVLPKSKMEVAVKRVSHESRQGIKEFVAEVVSIGRLRHRNLVQLLGYCRRKGELLLVYDYMPNGSLDKYLYGKEEKATLDWGQRFRIIKGVASGLLYIHEDWEQVVIHRDIKASNVLLDSEMNGRLGDFGLARLYDHGADPQTTHVVGTMGYLAPELARSGKASPLTDVFAFGAFILEVVCGRRPVEQSMTDTQLMLVDWVLDHWQKESLAEVIDARLDGEYDAGEATLALKLGLLCSHPLPGARPSMRQVMQYLDGDMPFPELTPAHLSFSMLALMRSEGFDSFVVSASHASSTATAMSIGTMTGLSGGR, from the coding sequence ATGGTTGACTTgaggcgcgcgcgcgctcttctcgccgccggcatcctcctcgccggcgtggtcgGCATCGTCGtgctcggcgccggcgaggagcagTTCGTGTACTCGGGCTTCGCCGGCGCGCGGCTGACCCTGGACGGCACGGCCGTCATCACGCCGACGGGGATGCTGGAGTTGACCAACGGCACGCCGCAGCTCATGGGCCACGCGGTGTACCCGACGCCGATGCCGTTCCGGCGGTCCCCCGACGGGCCCGTGCGCTCCTTCTCGGCGTCGTTCGTCTTCGGCATCATCCCGCCCTACGCTGACCTCAGCGGCCACGGCATCGTCTTCTTCGCCGGCAACAACAGCTTCTCCACCGCGCTGCCCAGCCAGTACCTTGGCTTCCTCAACTCCTCCAACAACGGCAACGCCAGCAACCACATCTTCGGCGTCGAGCTCGACACTATCCGCAGCACCGAGTTCAAGGACCCCAACGACAACCACGTCGGCATCGACATCAACAGCCTCACGTCCGCCAACGTGAGCGACGCCGGCTACCACGACGACGGCACCGGCGCGTTCCACAGCCTGTCCCTCATCAGCGCCAAGGCCATGCAAGTCTGGGTGGACTACGACGCCGCGACCGCGCAGATCGACGTGTTCCTGGCTCCCCTGAAGATGGCCAAGCCTTCCAGGGCTCTGGTGTCGGCCAAGCAAAACCTCTCGGATGTGCTCGTGGAGCCGGTGTACGTGGGCTTCTCGTCCGCCACGGGCACGGTGCGGTCGCGCCACTACGTGCTCGGTTGGAGCTTCGCCATGGACGGCCCTGCTCCGGCCATCAACATCGCCGGCCTGCCCAAGCTGCCAAGGTTCGGCCCCAAGCCACGGTCCAAGGTCCTGGACATCGTGCTGCCGATCGGCACCGCGACGTTCGTCCTCGGCgtggtcgccgtcgtcgtcgtcctcgtccggAGGCGGCTCAAGTACGCCGAGTTGCGAGAAGACTGGGAGGTCGAGTTCGGGCCGCACCGGTTCACGTACAAGGACCTCTTTCGCGCGACAGAGGGATTCAAGAGCAAGAAGCTGCTCGGGATCGGGGGATTCGGGAGGGTGTACAAGGGAGTGCTCCCGAAATCGAAAATGGAGGTCGCCGTGAAGCGGGTGTCACACGAATCAAGGCAGGGCATAAAGGAGTTCGTCGCCGAGGTCGTCAGCATTGGCCGCCTCCGGCACCGCAACCTCGTGCAGCTGCTCGGCTACTGCCGGCGCAAAGGTGAACTTCTCCTGGTCTACGACTACATGCCCAACGGCAGCCTCGACAAGTACCTGTACGGCAAGGAGGAGAAGGCCACGTTGGATTGGGGGCAGAGGTTCCGGATCATCAAGGGGGTGGCATCAGGGTTGCTCTACATCCACGAAGATTGGGAGCAGGTCGTCATCCACCGCGACATCAAGGCGAGCAATGTGCTTCTCGACAGCGAGATGAACGGGCGGCTAGGAGACTTTGGTCTCGCGAGGTTGTACGACCACGGAGCTGACCCCCAGACGACCCATGTTGTCGGCACCATGGGGTACCTTGCGCCGGAGCTGGCACGGTCAGGGAAGGCGTCCCCTCTCACCGACGTGTTCGCCTTCGGCGCGTTCATCCTCGAGGTGGTCTGCGGGCGAAGGCCCGTCGAGCAGAGCATGACGGACACCCAGCTCATGCTGGTGGACTGGGTGCTCGACCACTGGCAGAAGGAGTCGCTCGCCGAGGTCATCGACGCGAGGCTCGACGGGGAGTACGACGCCGGCGAGGCGACGCTGGCGCTCAAGCTCGGGCTGCTCTGCTCGCACCCGCTGCCCGGCGCGAGGCCGAGCATGCGGCAGGTGATGCAGTACCTTGACGGCGACATGCCCTTCCCCGAGCTGACGCCGGCGCACCTGAGCTTCAGCATGCTCGCCCTCATGCGGAGCGAAGGGTTCGACTCGTTCGTCGTGTCGGCGTCGCATGCGTcgtccacggcgacggcgatgagTATCGGGACGATGACCGGCCTCTCCGGAGGGAGATGA
- the LOC120688646 gene encoding uncharacterized protein LOC120688646, whose amino-acid sequence MSAQHCRPLRLSSPHRRPSSQALPRRRPSLPPPSGASGLEHRHGLLRVGPGAAGSHRRRPPPGCPAPALLRPRRVPATEERGVRARWVAADGWARARRDGRATAAASRDRGHPSPYGGVREASPGAATSVPNPDAWRRHWGWSPWRWTRPLPRRGRGGAAVAVPPAGSEKINGAVKELFLETQRKDAASHAFVRAGFGGGFQPELLTMGGFCFRAQDKVEAAADEDGGVDKGEEIREMVPVEPLLEPPHDGGAVSWLMPDLYPLTIPGQFQSRKKGSNKLPPLQQLQSIFSNMELAPRRMMLVIVDEMDYLITRDRAVLHDLFMLTTCPYSICIQIGNY is encoded by the exons ATGTCTG CACAACACTGTCGCCCTCTCCGCCTCTCCTCGCctcaccggcgcccctcctcccaagcactccctcgccggcgcccctccctccctcctccctccggcGCATCCGGCCTCGAGCACCGCCACGGCCTCCTCCGCGTGGGGCCGGGCGCGGCGGGATCCCATCGCCGGCGCCCTCCACCCGGCTGCCCtgctccggccctcctccggccacggcGCGTGCCGGCGACGGAGGAGCGCGGTGTCCGGGCCAGGTGGGTGGCGGCAGACGGCTGGGCCCGCGCGCGGCGGGATGGCcgggcgacggcagcggcgagcaGAGACAGGGGCCATCCCTCCCCATacggcggcgtgcgcgaggCCTCACCCGGCGCAGCGACCTCCGTTCCCAACCCCGACGCATGGAGGCGTCACTGGGGCTGGAGCCCATGGCGCTGGACGCGCCCCCTGCCCCGTCGAGGACGCGGcggggccgcggtggcggttCCTCCTGCTGGCAGTGAGAAG ATCAACGGGGCGGTGAAGGAGTTGTTCCTGGAGACCCAACGGAAGGATGCGGCGTCCCACGCGTTTGTACGCGCTGGATTCGGTGGCGGTTTCCAGCCGGAGTTGCTGACCATGGGTGGGTTTTGTTTCCGGGCGCAGGATaaggtcgaggcggcggcggacgaggacggcggcgtggaCAAGGGCGAGGAGATTCGAGAGATGGTGCCCGTGGAGCCGCTGCTGGAGCCCCCCCACGACGGCGGGGCCGTCTCGTGGCTCATGCCGGATCTCTACCCTCTTACG ATACCGGGACAATTTCAGAGCCGTAAGAAGGGAAGCAACAAACTGCCACCACTTCAGCAACTTCAGAGCATATTTTCTAACATGGAATTAGCTCCAAGAAGAATGAT GTTGGTCATTGTGGATGAGATGGACTACTTAATAACTAGAGACCGGGCTGTGCTACATGATCTTTTCATGCTTACGACTTGCCCATATTCTATATGCATACAAATAGG GAATTACTAA